The stretch of DNA tttttcttactatgCCAGAATTCAGAGATGAATGTGAtggttttaaaataattactgtgactttttaatgattttagGATTTAGTTAGATATTTGTAGTTTATGCAGTGCAATAGTGTTGATATAATAGTGCACAGTGTCTAACAGGTGCAgttgataaaaataataataataataataataataataataataataataataattattattattattattatatattaaaaatatatattatcagagcaagagggagagggaaaaaaaatctaatgaaGCCTGTTTATTCATCTTTTGTGCACTTTATGCAGGTATATTTGAGTTAAACTGTCAAATATATGCATTTCGTACTGTTTAGTAAATGGGGAGCATGTACAGCATACCATTttctacacaaaaaaaaaaaattacgaATGTTATTGCCATTGTTCTTTTTCCAATATGTAATTAATGAATTCCTCTCTCTTTGGAAATACCCCATTGTCAGAGAAGGTGCAgttgagagaaagagggagagggaaaaaaaatggtaATGGCAATGGTAGTGTGGATGACTTCACATGCTGGTTCTGCACTGGCAGACGGTGGAATATACATTGCACACAGTGCTACTTTTGTGAATTATATTGGCAAATAGTACGGACGCATCCCCACCACACACCGTTCAATGTCCGGCTGACAGATCACTTCTTTCACTGTGATGTGACCAGGGTTGCACCATCTGTTGTACACAGCAAGGCCTTTCTCTGATTGTAAACTCTGTCTGCCCTCACGGGAATAAATCCATTCAGATAGTATGCAGTATGGATTCAGCCAGAGAAGCATAGAATGCTGCACTCACTGTACTCTCTTTGGTCCTGATTAGAGCAGAAAGTTTGTCCATTTTTTTGCTAGTGATGGCACGTTTCCTGTGATGACAGAAAGGACATTGTTTGTATCCTCTTTTCCTCTCCCGCCACTTATTTTCCACTCTGCAAAAAAAAGTAGTCATTCCATCCCTCAAAAGTATCAACGCTTAAAATTAACTTGTAGTAAACTTGTAATAGatattcacagaaatgttaagAGTTCAAGGAAAGACAAATAATCACTAGAAACACACAAAAGAGACACAAAATCATGGCGCTActgtgacattttaaaaattacatgctGAATTAGTGTCAGAATTGAACACAATCACCTCGAAATGTGATCAGTTATACAACAGGATTGTTTTACATCATAAGATACATAAAAAATAGACGTATCATTAAAATGCAATTCACGTGAGATTACTTTTAAACAATGACGTGCGGAAACATGCCATAATGAAAAGCAAACATTAATTGCATTGATTTAATGTCGCTCTGTCTCTTACCAGAAAAATTGTGTCGATTTCCATTTAGAtaataaaatgaacacaaaccacctaaaaatgcaatcattcattcagaatatacagacatttttaaatgttttatctaCTTTAATTACTTGGATTCTATTTTTATAATTAGCAATCTTCCATTTCTCTAACTCTATATGGATTTCTTGGTCTTTCATATTCCAGTTCTTTCACTACATCTACTATTGCAAATTATTAACCCCAAGATCTTAATTTCTTCCTTAACTTCAATATCTAGACTTACTGGATCACCTGGAAGACCTTGCTTTTGTGATCATTTAATTTTGCTCCAGCTACTGCTTCATAGGTATTAAAATGTTGCCTAATTAtgtctatattcattcattcattgtctgaaaccacttatccaattcagggtcactgtggtttcagaacctacccggaatcactgggcgcaaggcgtaaacacaccctggagggggcgccagtccttcacaggacgacacacgctcacacattcattcacacactcacacctacggacacttttgggtcgccaatccacctatcaatctgtgttttttttttttttggactgtgggaggaaaccggagcacctagaggaaatacaccaaacgcctcacagacaatcacccggagtgggactcgaacccacaacctccaggtccctggagcatgaaatgagcatttctttattaatgagcccatctttattaatgcctttctgttttgcctataaagctcactcagtaaaaagcacccactcacaatggattcattaatagctCTGTACCATAATAAAAGAGCATTAGAAGGGACAGCAGAAAATTgtagcttgcctggaaccaaaatatgcGTTTTCGGTGGCACTATAATCCATAGAAATCTTGTGCAATAGATGACTGTCCAATTTTAGCACCTCCGGAACATAgttttgatcatattttggCATGTGCATATAATGCAATGAGGTACATAAATCTACTGAGTTTGGTCTAAACTAAATGGTCTAAATAAATGGtggcctttatttatttatttatttaaatttttatattattgtaaTAGAATCTGATTGAGGACAGCACTCAATTTCATATCAGAATaacaatgtgttttatttacttttattcattGATTTTTGCTGATAGCGCTACCACATGGATGCAATGGacacaaaaaatgtaataatctCTGATCTATGAGGATTAATCGCGTGAAGTTCTGTAACATACGGAGAAATAGCATAACTGTAGGTGTGATTTGTTAGTAAACTTTCTCACATTCACTTTTCAAAGAGTCCCCATTTAATTTGTTATATCATGGTGTACACAcgttctttaaataaaattttatattgTAATGGCCTGGTGGATGCTGAATTATACACAACCATTACTGCAGCAACGACCTTTATGAAGCACTAGTACAGAAAGGAGTAAATAATAGTagtcagtcagtctctctctctagtgtctGTTGTGTTCTAAGCTCCGCCTTTCTGGACTTGGTTTCAATCAGGTCCTGTAGATGAGCATAATAGGCGTGTCTTGGGGTGCTGGGTTCATTCGCTTCGTTTTCGTTATCCGAGAAGACGTGAAAAATGTCAGGCCGCGGGAAGGGTGGAAAAGGACTCGGAAAAGGAGGCGCTAAGCGTCACCGTAAAGTGCTTCGCGATAACATCCAGGGTATTACCAAACCCGCTATTCGTCGTCTGGCTCGTCGTGGTGGTGTGAAGCGTATCTCCGGTCTGATCTACGAGGAGACGCGTGGTGTGCTGAAAGTGTTCCTGGAGAACGTGATTAGGGATGCCGTAACTTACACTGAGCATGCGAAGAGAAAGACCGTCACCGCTATGGATGTGGTGTACGCTCTGAAGCGCCAAGGACGCACTCTGTACGGCTTCGGAGGTTAAACGCTAGACTCGACTAAGGCTTAAACCCAAcggctcttttaagagccaccAACGTTCTCggaaaaaaacagcattttttttttcttatatataGTGTCCTGTTTAATTTATTCTCATTGAAAATAGTTGTtccaatatataaataaatgtgtaaaaagacAAACGTACTCTAGATTTATACTTGTTACATAGGCCTTTTATATTAGCTAAGGAAAGTGCAGCAAGTTGTGGGTTTGTTCTATTACTGGGAAATATGTATTGGGATATGAACAGAGACGCCTTAAGCCAGATTGTAGGTCCCAAGATGTTTGTTACATCTCATTATATTACCAAGCTTAATGCATGTATTATAAATGGTTATAATTACTCCGATATCTGTATGTCGGGAAGATGAACAACGATCAGAGGACACTAGGCGAGCTACACGTTTTCAACAAAAGTACAATTTCCAAGAAGTCCTATTTGACTACAGAAGTAAACCGTGAAACATGTTGTTCTCTACGTCGTCCCAA from Hoplias malabaricus isolate fHopMal1 chromosome 5, fHopMal1.hap1, whole genome shotgun sequence encodes:
- the LOC136697748 gene encoding histone H4; translated protein: MSGRGKGGKGLGKGGAKRHRKVLRDNIQGITKPAIRRLARRGGVKRISGLIYEETRGVLKVFLENVIRDAVTYTEHAKRKTVTAMDVVYALKRQGRTLYGFGG